TCGCCGTCGGGGTTCAGGCCGCCGGTCGAACCGCCTTCGGTGACACCCTGGACGCTGTTGTCGTCGTCGCCGTCGTCGTCACCGTCCTGGCCGCCTTGCTCGCCGCCGCCCTGTTCGCCGCCGCCTTGCTCGCCGCCGCCCTGTTCGCCGCCGCCTTGCTCGCCGCCGCCCTGTTCGCCGCCGCCCTGTTCGCCGCCGCCTTGCTCGCCGCCGCCCTGTTCGCCGCCGCCCTGTTCGCCGCCGCCCTGTTCGCCGCCGCCCTGTTCGCCGCCGCCCTGTTCGCCGCCGCCCTGTTCGCCGCCGCCCTGTTCGCCGCCGCCCTGTTCGCCGCCGCCTTGCTCGCCGCCGCCTTGCTCGCCGCCGCCTTGCTCGCCGCCGCCCTGTTCGCCGCCGCCCTGTTCGCCGCCGCCTTCGTTGCCTTCGATCAGACCGGAGATGACGCCGCCGTCGTCGCCGTCGGGGTTGCCCGCCAGGGTCTGCGGCTGCGGGTCATCGCTCGCCGACGCGGTGCCGACGACGGCGAGGGACGCCCCCGCCGCGAAGACCGCCGCCGCCGCGATGCGCGCCATGTTGGCCCGGGTCTTGGGACTGGCCATGTATTCGCTACCCCCTGTAGCTGTTCGTTGGGAACTGTGTCCCTGTATGTGGGGCAGCCTGCCGCTGGGCGACGGGTGCCACGGGGCCTCCCATACGAGACTCACCGGCCCTCCGCACACCGCGCGCCCGCGTTCATAGGCATACCAAGCGAACAGCTTTCCTGCTGAACGGACCGCCGTCAAGCGCAATGCCCACCAAATGCCCTGCGCGCAGTGGACGTTGCGTGAAGGTTACTTCTCGCGCTGTTTCCGCCACCGGATTCCGGCTTCGAGGAAGTCGTCGATATCCCCGTCCAAAACGGCCTGCGGGTTTCCGACTTCGTGTTCCGTGCGCAGGTCCTTGACCATCTGGTAGGGCTGGAGAACGTAGCTGCGCATCTGGTTGCCCCAGGAGTTGCCGCCGTCGCCCTTGAGGGCGTCCATCTTGGCCTGCTCCTCGGCCCGCTGGTGCGCCAGCAGGCGGGCCTGGAGCACCCGCATGGCCGCGGCCCGGTTCTGGATCTGCGACTTCTCGTTCTGGCAGGAGACGACGATGCCGGTCGGCAGGTGGGTGATCCGCACCGCCGAGTCCGTCGTGTTGACGGACTGGCCGCCGGGGCCGGAGGACCTGAACACGTCCACCCGGATCTCGTTCTCCGGCACCTCGATGTGGTCGGTCTGCTCCACCACCGGCAGCACCTCGACGCCCGCGAACGACGTCTGCCTGCGCCCCTGGTTGTCGAACGGGGAGATGCGGACCATCCGGTGGGTGCCCTGCTCCACCGACAGGGTGCCGTAGGCGTACGGGGCCTTGACGGTGAACGTCGTCGACTTGATCCCCGCCTCTTCCGCGAAGGAGGTGTCGAGCACGTCCGTCGGGTAGCCGCGGCGCTCGGCCCAGCGCAGGTACATGCGCTGGAGCTGCTCGGCGAAGTCCGCCGCGTCCACGCCGCCGGCCTCCGCGCGGATGGACACCATGGCCTCGCGCTGGTCGTACTCGCCGGACAGCAGCGTGCGGACCTCAAGCTCCGCGACGGCCTTGCGCACCGACTCCAGCTCGGCCTCCGCCTCCCGGCGGGTCTCGGCGTCGTTCTCCGCCTCGGCCAGCTCGAACAGCACCTCCACATCGTCGATGCGGCCGTGCAGCTCCTCGGTCTTGCGCAGCTGGCCCTGGAGGAGGGACAGGCGGCTGGTGACCTGCTGGGCGCGCTCGGGGTCGTCCCACAGGGTGGGCGCGGCGGCCTGCTCCTCCAGAGCGGCGATGTCCGCCCGCAGCCGGTCGAGGTCGATCACTGCCTCGATCGACTGCATGGTGGAGGTGAGGGACTTCAGAGCTTCGGAAACGTCGACGACTGCCACACCTCCAGCCTAACCGCTGGCGCTCAGGGAACGACCGGCTCGTCGGGCCGCTCTCCGCCGGGAACCACCACCGCGGGCGGCACGGGAGCGCGGCCGTCGGCGCTGTCGCCGCCGCCGGAGAACAGCAGCCAGCCGCCCACGGCTCCCGCCCCGACGACCGCCGCCGCGGTCGCCGCGAGGCGCCGTCTGCGGCGCGCCGCGGCGCCGTGCCGCGCCGAACCCGCCCGTGGTTGCCCGGGCGCGCGAATGGTGCGCGCCGTACCGTGCGCGCCCCCGGCGAGCTCCGCCGCGTCGGGCACTCTCATGCGGGTGTGCGTGACCCGTTCCGAGTCGGGCGCCGCGCCGCGGACCAGGGGAACGGCCGCCCTGGGCGGCGTGCCCGGTGCCTCGGCCCCGGCGTCCCCCGCCGCGTTCGCGCCCGCCGCCGCGGCGGCCCGCGGCGAGCCGTCCCCGGAATCCGGGTCCCCGATGTCGAGCGGCGGGAGGCCGTCGAGGCGCGGCAGCAGCTCGCGCAGCCGCGAGGCCAGCTCGACGGCGCGCAGCCGCGAGGCCGGGGCCTTGGCGAGGCACTGCTGGATCAGCTCCCACAGCTCCCCCGGGATGCCGGGCAGCTCGGCCGCCTTCTCCGTGACCTGCCGCCTCAGCACGGCGCCCGGGTGGCCGCCGCCGAACGGCGTGAACCCGGCGAGCAGCTCGTACAGCACGGTGACCAGCGCGTAGATGTCCACGGCGGCGCGCGGCGGCAGCCCCTCGACGATCTCGGGCGCCACGTAGTCGGGGGTGCCGACGACGCCGCCCTTGCCGCCGTGCCGCGGCTCGTCGATGAGCTTGGCGACGCCGAAGTCGGTGAGCAGCGCGCGGGTGCCGGGACCGGTCGTGTCGAGCAGGATGTTCTCCGGCTTGACGTCGCGGTGCACGATGCCGGCGGCGTGCGCGACGGCGAGGGCGCCGGCCACGTCCGCGGTGATCGCGACCGCGTCGCGCGGGGCGAGGCGGCGCTCGCGCTCCAGGTGGCTGCGCAGGTCGGGGCCGCGGACCAGGTCCATCACCAGGGCGATGTCGCGGGCGTCGGGACCCCCTATGACGAGGTCCCTGACGCCGACGATGTTCGGGTGTTCGAGGCCGAGGAGCGCGTGCCGCTCGTGGGCGAAGCGCTCGGCGAGGTCGGGGTCCGCGGCGAGATCCTCGCGCAGCACCTTCACGGCGACGGGGCCCTCCGGACCCTCGCCGAGCCACACCGTTCCGGCGCTGCCGCGGCCGAGCACGCGGTGGGTGGTGTAGTGGCTGCCGATGTTCCGTGCCATGGCGTGAGGCTACGACGCCGCTGAGACACCGCCGGCGGACGGGCGCCCGGGTTGCCCGGGTTTATTCAGATGCCCCGCCGAAATTCCACCCCGGTAAGTCGATAAATCTCCGAGGTCATTCCATATTCGGGATGTTCTCCTGGATCTCCTGGCGCTGCTGGTCGACCTCCTCGATGAGCCCGAGCCATTCGCGAACGTCGTCGAACCACTGAGTGACCGTGTCCCAGAAACTCCGGCCGTCGGCAATCCAGTCCTGCAACGGTGTGAAGTTCCACACAAGAATGCAGATGATCACCAGGATCAGCACCATGAACAGGCAGCCCTTCAGGCAGCCGAGCCCCGGGATCCGCATGGGGTTCGCGCTGCGTGACCGGCGCGGCTCCGGAGGCTCGCGGCGCGGGCGCTCCTCGCGGCGGCGCGGCTGCGGCTCGGCGTAGGGCGGCGGCACGGGCCGCTGGTACTGCTGCGGCTGCGGCGGCGGCTGGTACTGCTGCTGCTGGTACTGCTGGGGCGGCGGCTGCGGCTGGTAGCGCTGCGGCGGCTGCTGCGGGTGGCCGTACTGCTGCGGCGGCGGGGCGGGGCGCCGTTGCTGCTGCCTGCGGGGCGCGCGGTGGAGCGGGTCCTGCCCCGGGTCGACGGGCTGCACCCGGGTGGGCTCGTTGCGGTCGCGCGCCGCCCGCATCTGGTCGCGCCAGGGGTGCGGCCCGTCAGGCCCGCCCTGGGCCGCGGGTCCGCCCTGCCCCTCCGGTCCGCCGCCGGCCCCCGTCGGCATCGCGCGGGTCGCGCCGAGGCCGGGGTCGGGCGACCCCTGCGACGGCAGCACGTTGGTGGCCGCGAACGGGTCGGCGGCCCCGCCCCCGCCGCCCGAGCCGCCGGGCAGCGCCTGCGTGGGCTCGGCCGCTCCTGGCGGCGCGACGCCGGTCCCGCTCACGCGCACGGGCGACGGGTCGGGCACCAGCAGCGCGCTCACCCCGAGCGCGCTGTCGCGCTGGCGCTCGCTGGCGTTCTCGTTGATGCCGGCCGCGACGGTGCGCAGGGCCTTCGCGAGCGCGGTGGCGGACGGGCGCTGCGCCGGGTTCTTGCGCAGGCAGTGGTCGAGCACGGTCCACAGCGGGTCCGGCAGGCCGTCCGGCCGCCTCGGCTCCTCGCCGATGTGGCGCTGGAGCACCTGGAGGGTGTTGCTGCCGCTGAACGGCGGGTGCCCGGTGATGAGTTCGTACAGCACCACCCCGGCGCTGTAGATGTCGACGGCCGAGGTCTGCGGGCGGCCCTCGGCCGACTCTGGGGCGACGTAGGAGGGGCTGCCGACGAACTCGTGGGCGCGGGTGACGCCCGGGGAGTCGGCGAGGCGCGCGATACCGAAGTCGGTGAGCATCGGGCGCAGCGGCCTGGTGTCGTCGTCCACGCCGGTGAGCAGCACGTTCGCGGGCTTCAGGTCGCGGTGGACCACGCCCTTGGCGTGCGCGGCGGCCAGCGCGTCCGCGATCTGGGCGGTCAGCAGCGCGGCGGCGATGTGCGTCAGCGGCCCGTTCTCGTACAGGTAGCGGTGCAGGTCGGGGCCGTCGATCAGGTCCATGACCAGTGCGATCATGTCGCCCTCGACGACCAGGTCGCGCGTGCGGACGATGTTGTCGTGGCCGTCGCCCGCGAGCCGGAGCAGGACGGCGCGCTCGCGCAGGAAGCGCATGACGACGTCCGGGTCGCCGGCCAGTTCCTCCCTGAGGACCTTGACCGCGACCAGCTCGCCCGGCCGGCCCGCCACGGCGGCCTCCTCACCCGCGGCCTCCCGCTGGCGCCCCCGCCACACCGTCCCGGTGGCGCCGCGCCCGAGCGGCTGTTCAAGCAGGTACTTGCTGCCTACCGGCCGCACGTGTGCTCCCTGATGCTTCGCTGATGGTGACGCAACCCGAGCCACCTACTGTAGTGGCGCCGTCCCGCGCGGCGGGGGGCGCGGGAACGGGGCGCGCATCCCGGTGGACGCACCCGTGGCGGCGGATGGTTGCCGCTGGTTACCGTGGGGTGTCGCGCGGTGGCCGAACGCGAGCACGCGGGCGGGACGGAACGGCGGTCCTGCCGCGCCGGAGCCGGATCGGCCCGCCGTACCGTTCAGTTCTGGTCAGATCGGTTGTGGTCAGATACGACCAATCAAGATCATTGCCCGCCGATGGCCCGACGAACTGTCAGCGGCGGGTGCGAGGATGCTTTCAGCATCAGCATCCGATGCGACTCGTGTGGTCGGAACCGTGGCAGCCGTGCTGGCGAGGTGACCGGGAGGGTCGATGCCGCTTCACATCAGGTTGACCGTGCTCGCACACGGCGATGCCGCCACCGGCACGGACGTGGAGGTCACCGCGCCCGCGGGCACCGCGCTCGCCGGCGTCCTCGGTTCGCTCGCCGCCGCCGCCGCGCCGGGGACCGCGCCGCCCGGCGCGGTGTTCTGCGAGGGCGTGCGGGTGGACCCGCAGGCGGTGCTCGGCGCCCCGCCCCTCGTCGACGGCGCGGTGCTCGCGTTCCACCGCCCGGTCGGCGAGCCCGTCGGCGGACCGACGCGGGCCACCCTCCTGGTCGTCGCGGGCCCCGACGCGGGCGGCGTGCACCTGCTGCGCGGCGGGGAGGCCAGGATCGGGCGCTCGGCCGAGGCCGACATCCCGCTCGACGACCCGGACGTCTCCCGCGCCCACTGCGCCGTCGCGCTGTCCCCCGACGGCTCGGTCACGGTGCGCGACCTCGGCTCGACCAACGGCACCCTGCTCAACGGGGCACCGGTGGGCCCGCGGCCCGTGCCCGCCCGTTCCGGCGCCCTGCTGCGGCTGGGCGAGTCGGTGCTGCGCGTGATCGCCTCGGCCGAGCCGCAGGCCCCGCCGCCCGGCCCGCCGCCCGCGCCCGCCGGCGGCCGGCGCGGACTCGCCGGCTGGGCGCTGGGCAGACGCGCGGGACAGGGCCCGCCGGCCGAGCCGCCGCCCCCCGTCGCGCCGCCCGCCACGTCCACCGCCTCCACCGCGCCCACCACGTCCACAGCGCATGCCGAGTCCCGCTGGCCCGACCCGGCCGGCCTGCTGCTGACCGCCATAGAGGCCGGGCCCAGGCTGTGGGAGCGCGACGCGGCGCATCCGGACGCGTACACGGTCAGGCTCGGCACCGTCCAGCAGGCGCCCGACATGCTGCCGCCCGTCACCGTGGCGCTGCCCCTGGCGGGCTCCCTGGGCCTGGCGGGTCCGAGGGGGCGGATCACGGGCGTGGCCCGTTCCGTCCTCGCCCAGCTCGCCGGCCTCCATCCGCCGGGCGCGCTCCAGCTCGTGGCCGTCGCGCCCGGCCGCGCCGACGACTGGTCCTGGCTCGGCTGGCTGCCGCACGTGCGCCCCGCCGAGGGGCAGGACTGCCGGCTGCTGCTCGCCTTCGACCCGCGCCAGGCGGCCGCGCGCACCCGGGAGCTGACCGAATCCCTCGCCCGCCCGCGCCCGGACCGGCGCACGGTGGTGCTGGTCGACGGCGACCCGGGCGACGCGCAGGCGCGCGACGCGCTCGCGCGGCTCGCGGCCCAGGGCCCGGCCGCCGGCATCCACCTGCTCGTGCTGGGCGCGATACCGCCCGCCGCCGCGGTGCCGCCCGAGGGCGTGCCCGCGGCGGCGACGCTGGCCAGAGCCACCGCGGGCAC
Above is a genomic segment from Streptomyces marincola containing:
- a CDS encoding LPXTG cell wall anchor domain-containing protein; this encodes MARIAAAAVFAAGASLAVVGTASASDDPQPQTLAGNPDGDDGGVISGLIEGNEGGGEQGGGEQGGGEQGGGEQGGGEQGGGEQGGGEQGGGEQGGGEQGGGEQGGGEQGGGEQGGGEQGGGEQGGGEQGGGEQGGGEQGGGEQGGGEQGGGEQGGGEQGGQDGDDDGDDDNSVQGVTEGGSTGGLNPDGENNRPIEQNNPSEDLTDQVQTPVGDQGDGPELAETGASTNQTLLIVGAATMIAGGVAFRYLPRLINKDGATPA
- the prfB gene encoding peptide chain release factor 2, with translation MAVVDVSEALKSLTSTMQSIEAVIDLDRLRADIAALEEQAAAPTLWDDPERAQQVTSRLSLLQGQLRKTEELHGRIDDVEVLFELAEAENDAETRREAEAELESVRKAVAELEVRTLLSGEYDQREAMVSIRAEAGGVDAADFAEQLQRMYLRWAERRGYPTDVLDTSFAEEAGIKSTTFTVKAPYAYGTLSVEQGTHRMVRISPFDNQGRRQTSFAGVEVLPVVEQTDHIEVPENEIRVDVFRSSGPGGQSVNTTDSAVRITHLPTGIVVSCQNEKSQIQNRAAAMRVLQARLLAHQRAEEQAKMDALKGDGGNSWGNQMRSYVLQPYQMVKDLRTEHEVGNPQAVLDGDIDDFLEAGIRWRKQREK
- a CDS encoding serine/threonine-protein kinase, producing MARNIGSHYTTHRVLGRGSAGTVWLGEGPEGPVAVKVLREDLAADPDLAERFAHERHALLGLEHPNIVGVRDLVIGGPDARDIALVMDLVRGPDLRSHLERERRLAPRDAVAITADVAGALAVAHAAGIVHRDVKPENILLDTTGPGTRALLTDFGVAKLIDEPRHGGKGGVVGTPDYVAPEIVEGLPPRAAVDIYALVTVLYELLAGFTPFGGGHPGAVLRRQVTEKAAELPGIPGELWELIQQCLAKAPASRLRAVELASRLRELLPRLDGLPPLDIGDPDSGDGSPRAAAAAGANAAGDAGAEAPGTPPRAAVPLVRGAAPDSERVTHTRMRVPDAAELAGGAHGTARTIRAPGQPRAGSARHGAAARRRRRLAATAAAVVGAGAVGGWLLFSGGGDSADGRAPVPPAVVVPGGERPDEPVVP
- a CDS encoding serine/threonine-protein kinase, which gives rise to MRPVGSKYLLEQPLGRGATGTVWRGRQREAAGEEAAVAGRPGELVAVKVLREELAGDPDVVMRFLRERAVLLRLAGDGHDNIVRTRDLVVEGDMIALVMDLIDGPDLHRYLYENGPLTHIAAALLTAQIADALAAAHAKGVVHRDLKPANVLLTGVDDDTRPLRPMLTDFGIARLADSPGVTRAHEFVGSPSYVAPESAEGRPQTSAVDIYSAGVVLYELITGHPPFSGSNTLQVLQRHIGEEPRRPDGLPDPLWTVLDHCLRKNPAQRPSATALAKALRTVAAGINENASERQRDSALGVSALLVPDPSPVRVSGTGVAPPGAAEPTQALPGGSGGGGGAADPFAATNVLPSQGSPDPGLGATRAMPTGAGGGPEGQGGPAAQGGPDGPHPWRDQMRAARDRNEPTRVQPVDPGQDPLHRAPRRQQQRRPAPPPQQYGHPQQPPQRYQPQPPPQQYQQQQYQPPPQPQQYQRPVPPPYAEPQPRRREERPRREPPEPRRSRSANPMRIPGLGCLKGCLFMVLILVIICILVWNFTPLQDWIADGRSFWDTVTQWFDDVREWLGLIEEVDQQRQEIQENIPNME
- a CDS encoding FtsK/SpoIIIE domain-containing protein, whose product is MPLHIRLTVLAHGDAATGTDVEVTAPAGTALAGVLGSLAAAAAPGTAPPGAVFCEGVRVDPQAVLGAPPLVDGAVLAFHRPVGEPVGGPTRATLLVVAGPDAGGVHLLRGGEARIGRSAEADIPLDDPDVSRAHCAVALSPDGSVTVRDLGSTNGTLLNGAPVGPRPVPARSGALLRLGESVLRVIASAEPQAPPPGPPPAPAGGRRGLAGWALGRRAGQGPPAEPPPPVAPPATSTASTAPTTSTAHAESRWPDPAGLLLTAIEAGPRLWERDAAHPDAYTVRLGTVQQAPDMLPPVTVALPLAGSLGLAGPRGRITGVARSVLAQLAGLHPPGALQLVAVAPGRADDWSWLGWLPHVRPAEGQDCRLLLAFDPRQAAARTRELTESLARPRPDRRTVVLVDGDPGDAQARDALARLAAQGPAAGIHLLVLGAIPPAAAVPPEGVPAAATLARATAGTPLLDACGTVAVLSGPVSTALRLSGPAGDTGPTAGADAVSAAWAERFARALAPVAEEPGDGAATPAASPLPASCRLLDALGLSRVTPTALRERWSRHSGLPLVLGTGARGPVSFDLAPAPGPLAVTGGPGSGRTELLSGLAAALAAAHAPDALSLLLVEGAGEGLRPCAELPHVTSYVTATDPVRMRAFAQALREELKRRAALLGEREFSAARRAGGRLVALRSAAGSEGQAAETGALPWLVLLVDDLDALTAPALGAPGRPAAGSVVRALEMAVREGHRLGVRLVAAGDLPGAAARVVLSGKPQGRAELVPSAAGLGEAAEAVPFQAGRVTARIPRTSTLRPTVARLDWERAGDPPARRPVRELGNGPTDIALLASAAARAARTDHADRAATATPV